The Rhodocytophaga rosea genome has a segment encoding these proteins:
- a CDS encoding alpha/beta hydrolase: protein MRAQAIDTTMLCRGPYFTEAEGKEALMRFASTYQDLKGWEKRAEQIRQGILQGGRLTGFATKAPLKPIIHSKRVYQGYSVENVAFESLPGFFVTGNLYRPLKEQASYAAVLSPHGHGDNPRFKESVQKRCAALATMGAVVLSFDMVGYGESDQIKHTYSQVLTLQAINSMRAVDFLLSLPKVDPARIGVTGESGGGTQTFLLTALDKRIAVSVPVVMVSAHFFGGCNCESGMPIHKSKDHQTSNVEIAALAAPRPMMLISDGKDWTKNTPDVEYPYIRNIYRLYGKEDNVTYEHLAQEGHDYGISKRKAMYPFMAKHLGLSLQAITSGAGEIDESFIKLEPEQTLKVFDASHKKPAYAVKGEDAVTGLLTSVTNKKTK, encoded by the coding sequence ATGCGAGCACAAGCAATTGATACTACCATGCTTTGCCGGGGACCTTATTTTACTGAAGCGGAAGGAAAAGAAGCACTTATGCGTTTTGCTTCCACCTATCAGGACTTGAAAGGATGGGAAAAACGGGCAGAACAGATCAGGCAAGGCATTCTGCAAGGTGGGCGGCTTACTGGTTTTGCTACCAAGGCTCCTCTGAAACCGATCATCCATAGCAAAAGAGTTTATCAAGGGTATAGTGTGGAAAATGTGGCTTTTGAAAGTTTGCCGGGCTTTTTTGTAACCGGAAATTTGTACCGGCCGCTTAAAGAACAAGCTTCCTATGCCGCCGTCCTTTCTCCGCATGGACATGGTGACAATCCAAGGTTTAAGGAAAGTGTACAGAAACGGTGTGCCGCCCTTGCAACCATGGGTGCGGTGGTGTTATCTTTTGACATGGTAGGCTATGGAGAATCCGACCAGATCAAACATACCTATTCCCAGGTTTTAACTTTACAGGCCATCAACAGTATGCGGGCCGTTGACTTTCTGCTTTCGCTTCCAAAGGTAGATCCTGCCCGGATTGGCGTAACCGGAGAATCAGGTGGTGGAACGCAGACTTTTTTACTGACCGCTTTAGATAAACGTATTGCGGTTTCGGTGCCTGTGGTGATGGTATCCGCTCATTTTTTTGGAGGTTGTAATTGTGAAAGCGGCATGCCTATTCATAAAAGCAAAGACCATCAGACCAGCAATGTGGAGATCGCTGCCCTGGCTGCTCCCAGACCGATGATGCTCATTTCAGATGGAAAAGACTGGACGAAAAATACCCCTGACGTAGAATATCCCTATATCCGCAATATTTACCGGCTGTATGGGAAGGAAGATAATGTAACGTACGAGCATCTGGCACAGGAAGGGCATGACTATGGGATTAGTAAAAGAAAAGCCATGTATCCTTTTATGGCCAAGCATTTAGGTCTTTCTCTACAGGCCATTACCAGTGGGGCAGGAGAGATAGATGAAAGTTTTATTAAACTGGAACCGGAACAAACGCTTAAAGTGTTTGATGCTTCCCATAAAAAACCTGCCTATGCGGTAAAAGGCGAAGACGCTGTTACCGGTCTGCTTACATCTGTCACGAATAAAAAAACAAAGTAA
- a CDS encoding SusC/RagA family TonB-linked outer membrane protein, with protein MKKSLHHFKWLLLLLLLPVTAMAQFTATGKISDQRTKEPIIGATILVKGTTTGTVTNTDGNFSITVPTQSATLSISYVGYLSQEVPVNNNSGALAIQLEEDVTRLEEVVVSGLASSVKRSNLGNAVSTVSARELTGTTNPQTLDGALYGKLTGANIVANSGAPGGGISMKLRGISTIIGSSEPLYIVDGVYMDNSAISSGINVVTAASRATGATSTQDNPANRIADLNPSDIENIEVLKGPSAAAIYGARANAGVVIITTKRGREGKTNISFNQDIGFASALHLLGMRNYTDERVLAGFNEAEVARYQAARSAGRLIDYEKELYGEKGLLINSRISVSGGTEKTKFFISGTLQDEEGIIKNTGFKRKTIRANIDHKISDIFDFSINTNYINSSADRGVTNNDNAGISYGVALSSTVPWANLFPDERGVYPNNPYASSNFLQTRDLSTINEETNRFLGGGSLNVNLLRRNNSLLRLLLRGGFDYYNLASTLYFPESLQWQQAGLTATNGLYSKGSGLAFNTNASAFLLFNTSLAGIDLNSQLGVTRLSFRNDRVNTFATQLIPGQQNLEQAGATQVFNRSLENQDFGYVFQQEANFQDKIIATAGIRFDKSNMIGDPNQLFAFPKVSLAVNLANFDFWKSETINQVKLRAAYGESGGIPSANPISLQAPKFTIMVPGNTSGQTGLVIGTTQGSANILPERSKELETGIDIGLFDSKVSLEATYYIKTVDDLILLANVPTSSGFTNQYANVGTLRNRGVELSLGVAPINNDVIRWNTKTNFWLNKSEITRLDVEPFNLGGFSNALGSFRLEQGKSATQIVGLVPDQGVTQIGDATPKFQVSFYNDIVFLKNFQFSMLWHWKQGGQNINLTQLLTDLGQTSYDYDNDENGNGIPNGVERTNALGADTRVWVQNSSYVKLREVALYYNVPSAVTKNISMKAIEGIRLGVSANNVLLFSDYNSYDPEVSNFGNNGISTGVEVTPFPSSRRIFFHLGVTF; from the coding sequence ATGAAAAAAAGCTTACATCATTTCAAATGGTTGCTGCTGCTTTTACTGCTACCAGTTACAGCAATGGCCCAGTTCACAGCAACCGGTAAAATAAGCGACCAAAGGACGAAGGAGCCTATCATTGGAGCTACCATTCTGGTAAAGGGAACCACTACTGGTACAGTCACCAATACGGACGGAAATTTTAGTATTACTGTACCTACCCAGTCTGCTACCCTCTCCATAAGTTATGTAGGTTATCTGTCTCAGGAAGTACCGGTAAATAACAATTCTGGGGCACTTGCTATTCAACTGGAAGAAGACGTTACCAGACTGGAAGAAGTAGTTGTATCCGGACTGGCGTCTTCGGTGAAGAGATCAAACCTGGGTAATGCCGTATCCACTGTTTCAGCGAGGGAACTGACAGGAACTACCAATCCGCAAACCCTGGATGGTGCCTTGTATGGCAAACTGACCGGGGCAAATATTGTCGCGAACTCTGGTGCGCCAGGCGGTGGTATATCCATGAAACTAAGAGGGATCAGTACGATTATTGGTTCGTCGGAGCCTTTATACATTGTAGATGGTGTATATATGGATAATTCGGCTATTTCTTCAGGAATTAATGTGGTTACAGCCGCTTCCAGGGCAACAGGGGCGACTTCAACACAGGATAATCCAGCCAACCGGATTGCTGATCTGAATCCGTCCGACATCGAAAACATTGAAGTATTAAAAGGTCCTTCGGCAGCCGCCATTTACGGAGCCAGAGCCAATGCAGGGGTGGTTATTATTACGACCAAGCGAGGCCGGGAAGGTAAAACTAATATTTCGTTTAACCAGGACATAGGTTTTGCTTCTGCCTTGCATTTGCTAGGTATGCGCAATTATACCGATGAGCGTGTATTAGCCGGATTTAATGAAGCCGAAGTGGCCAGATACCAGGCAGCCAGAAGTGCTGGCAGGTTAATTGATTATGAAAAAGAATTGTATGGCGAAAAAGGACTGCTAATCAACAGCCGGATCAGTGTATCGGGCGGTACAGAAAAAACAAAGTTCTTTATTTCGGGGACGTTGCAGGATGAAGAAGGGATTATTAAAAATACAGGCTTTAAAAGAAAAACGATCCGGGCAAATATTGACCACAAAATTTCAGATATCTTTGATTTCTCTATCAATACTAACTACATTAATTCTTCTGCCGATAGAGGTGTTACCAATAATGACAATGCAGGTATTTCCTATGGCGTTGCTTTGAGTTCTACCGTGCCCTGGGCAAATCTGTTTCCAGATGAAAGAGGCGTTTACCCCAATAATCCGTATGCATCTTCCAACTTTTTACAAACCCGCGATTTGTCCACCATTAATGAGGAAACCAACCGCTTTCTGGGCGGAGGTAGCCTGAATGTGAATCTGTTGCGCAGAAATAATTCTTTGTTGCGCCTACTATTACGGGGCGGCTTTGATTATTATAACCTGGCTTCCACCTTGTATTTCCCGGAATCCCTGCAATGGCAGCAGGCAGGGCTTACTGCCACCAATGGTTTGTATTCCAAAGGAAGTGGATTAGCGTTCAATACCAATGCTTCTGCATTCCTGCTTTTCAATACTTCCCTCGCAGGCATTGACCTCAACTCTCAACTGGGCGTAACCCGTTTGTCTTTCCGTAACGACCGGGTGAATACATTTGCTACTCAGCTTATTCCCGGACAGCAAAACCTGGAACAGGCTGGCGCTACCCAGGTATTTAACCGTTCCCTGGAAAACCAGGATTTTGGCTATGTATTTCAGCAGGAAGCGAACTTTCAGGATAAAATTATTGCAACGGCAGGCATCCGGTTCGATAAGTCGAATATGATCGGCGATCCCAACCAGTTGTTTGCTTTCCCCAAAGTTTCTCTGGCAGTAAACCTGGCTAATTTTGATTTCTGGAAATCAGAAACCATTAATCAGGTAAAATTAAGAGCTGCCTATGGAGAATCCGGAGGTATACCCAGCGCCAACCCTATATCCTTGCAGGCGCCTAAATTTACAATAATGGTTCCCGGCAACACTTCTGGCCAGACGGGATTAGTTATTGGAACTACTCAGGGAAGTGCAAACATTTTGCCTGAACGTTCCAAAGAATTAGAAACAGGGATTGACATCGGATTATTTGATAGTAAAGTTTCCCTGGAGGCTACCTATTATATTAAAACCGTCGACGACCTGATCCTGCTGGCGAATGTACCTACCTCTAGCGGCTTCACCAATCAATATGCAAATGTGGGTACACTCCGAAACAGAGGTGTAGAACTTTCGCTTGGGGTAGCTCCGATAAATAACGATGTTATCCGGTGGAACACCAAAACCAATTTCTGGCTCAACAAGTCAGAAATCACCCGCCTGGATGTAGAGCCATTTAATCTGGGCGGATTTTCTAACGCACTAGGATCTTTCAGGCTCGAACAAGGAAAATCAGCTACACAAATTGTAGGATTAGTGCCAGACCAGGGAGTTACTCAGATCGGGGATGCTACGCCGAAATTTCAGGTGTCTTTTTATAATGATATCGTATTTCTGAAAAATTTCCAGTTTTCGATGCTATGGCACTGGAAACAAGGCGGCCAGAATATTAATCTTACGCAACTGCTCACCGATCTGGGTCAGACCAGTTATGACTATGATAATGATGAAAATGGCAATGGCATACCCAATGGCGTAGAAAGGACAAATGCTTTAGGCGCTGATACCAGGGTATGGGTGCAAAATTCAAGTTATGTAAAACTACGTGAGGTAGCGCTGTATTATAATGTTCCCAGTGCTGTTACTAAAAACATTTCTATGAAAGCCATAGAAGGTATCCGCCTGGGTGTATCCGCCAATAATGTTCTCCTGTTCTCCGATTACAATAGCTACGATCCGGAAGTATCTAATTTTGGGAACAATGGTATTTCTACCGGCGTAGAAGTAACGCCTTTTCCTTCTTCCAGAAGAATTTTCTTTCACCTGGGCGTAACTTTTTAA
- a CDS encoding alpha/beta fold hydrolase yields MDVIKRNNVQVKGRGEQAMVFAHGFGCDQHMWRWIVPAFEEQYRIVLFDHVGAGQSTLSAYDPIKYDSLQGYADDILEICDTLSLKKPILVGHSVSAIIVILAAIKMPHYFDKLILVAPSPCYINQNEYVGGFSRSDIDGLLESMDQNYLGWSSQMAPVIMSNQEKPQLGEELTNSFCRTDPDIARHFARVTFLSDYRAVLPLVSVPTLTLQCSHDVIAPLSVGEYMHQHLPKDTLEILQTTGHCPHMSAPQETIEAIKNFLTLNS; encoded by the coding sequence ATGGATGTAATCAAAAGAAATAATGTACAGGTAAAGGGCAGGGGCGAACAGGCGATGGTTTTTGCGCATGGCTTTGGGTGTGACCAGCATATGTGGCGTTGGATAGTACCAGCCTTTGAGGAGCAATACCGGATTGTTTTATTCGACCATGTAGGTGCCGGGCAGTCCACACTTTCAGCCTATGATCCGATTAAATACGATTCCCTTCAGGGCTATGCTGACGATATACTTGAAATATGCGATACACTTTCATTAAAAAAGCCGATCCTGGTGGGCCATTCGGTAAGCGCCATTATTGTTATTCTGGCAGCCATAAAAATGCCTCATTACTTTGACAAACTGATTCTGGTAGCACCTTCTCCGTGCTATATTAATCAAAATGAGTATGTAGGGGGATTTTCCAGAAGCGATATTGATGGTTTGCTGGAATCAATGGATCAGAATTATTTAGGCTGGTCAAGTCAGATGGCGCCGGTTATTATGAGCAACCAGGAAAAACCGCAGTTAGGAGAGGAATTGACTAATAGTTTTTGCCGGACAGATCCTGATATTGCCAGGCATTTTGCCAGGGTAACCTTTCTTTCAGATTACCGGGCAGTATTGCCTTTGGTATCGGTTCCGACATTAACCTTGCAATGTTCGCATGATGTAATTGCACCACTTTCTGTAGGAGAATATATGCATCAACACTTACCCAAAGATACCCTGGAAATTTTGCAGACCACCGGCCATTGCCCGCATATGAGTGCTCCCCAGGAAACAATAGAAGCCATAAAGAATTTTTTGACATTAAATAGTTGA
- a CDS encoding mercuric reductase, with protein MEKYDAIIIGAGQAGIPLAKKLAKAGWKTAIIEKRLIGGTCINDGCTPTKTMIASARIAYLVKNSNKWGITTDSYTVDMPAIVKRKDDIVITSREGSEKNLQETKGLEVIFGEATFTGIKTLSVTLKQGDRRFLNADKLFIDTGAQPLIPPIQGIQDINYLTSTTILNLTEVPEHILIVGSGYIALEFGQMYKRLGSKVTIVEKGEKFLSGEDEDVAETMKNILEEEGIRIYTKTQVSQVQQLNPTQINATLSINNLTEEISCSHLLVATGRSPQIGSLNLDKTGVETDDKGYIQVNDRLETTTEGIFALGDVKGGPAFTHVSYNDYIIVWKNLLEGADLSIKNRLLPYCLFTDPQLGRLGLSEQEALQKGYQIKIAKLPMEHVARARETGETLGFMKAIVDIPSKRILGAAIIGTQGGEIMSVLQVAMMGGITYEQLRYAMFAHPTFSESLNNLFMKIEE; from the coding sequence ATGGAAAAATATGATGCTATTATCATTGGAGCAGGCCAGGCAGGCATACCACTGGCAAAAAAACTGGCCAAGGCTGGCTGGAAAACAGCGATTATTGAAAAAAGGCTTATCGGAGGCACCTGTATAAATGATGGTTGTACCCCTACTAAAACGATGATTGCCTCTGCCCGAATTGCCTATCTGGTTAAAAACAGTAACAAGTGGGGTATCACTACTGATTCTTATACAGTGGATATGCCTGCTATTGTAAAAAGGAAAGATGACATAGTAATCACTTCCAGAGAGGGATCAGAAAAAAATCTACAGGAAACAAAAGGACTGGAAGTGATTTTTGGAGAAGCAACGTTTACCGGCATCAAAACACTTTCGGTCACCTTAAAACAGGGAGACAGGCGTTTTCTCAACGCAGATAAACTGTTTATTGACACAGGCGCCCAGCCTTTAATTCCTCCCATACAAGGCATTCAGGATATAAACTACCTTACTTCTACCACGATATTGAATCTGACAGAAGTACCGGAGCACATACTTATTGTGGGTTCAGGTTATATCGCCCTGGAGTTTGGACAAATGTACAAGCGGCTTGGCAGCAAGGTAACTATTGTGGAGAAAGGAGAGAAATTCTTATCCGGAGAAGATGAGGATGTAGCAGAAACGATGAAAAATATTCTGGAGGAAGAAGGAATCCGGATTTATACCAAAACCCAGGTATCGCAGGTGCAGCAATTGAACCCTACACAGATTAACGCTACTTTATCAATAAATAATCTTACCGAGGAAATAAGCTGTTCCCATTTATTAGTCGCTACCGGTAGATCTCCCCAGATCGGATCTTTGAACCTGGATAAAACCGGGGTTGAAACAGATGATAAAGGATATATTCAGGTGAATGATAGGCTCGAAACGACAACGGAGGGAATTTTCGCTCTGGGGGATGTTAAAGGAGGGCCAGCTTTTACACATGTTTCCTATAATGATTATATTATTGTGTGGAAAAATCTGCTGGAAGGCGCTGATCTTTCCATCAAGAATCGCCTTCTCCCCTACTGCCTGTTCACTGATCCGCAATTAGGCAGACTAGGTTTGTCAGAACAAGAGGCTTTACAGAAAGGATACCAGATAAAAATAGCTAAACTTCCCATGGAACATGTAGCCCGTGCCAGGGAAACAGGAGAAACGCTGGGGTTTATGAAAGCCATTGTAGATATACCTAGCAAACGTATATTAGGCGCCGCTATAATCGGAACGCAAGGCGGTGAAATTATGAGCGTATTGCAGGTAGCCATGATGGGAGGCATTACCTATGAGCAGCTAAGATATGCGATGTTTGCGCATCCAACTTTTTCAGAATCGCTTAATAATTTGTTTATGAAGATTGAAGAATAA
- a CDS encoding OsmC family protein, which produces MNSSAKKVLVVVEKDTFTASIRTHTHSFTIDEPIEVGGNNLGPDPYEVLLGALGACTAITLRMYAANKGWPLTRISVSLAHQKIYNQDCQNCEQNSARLDNIEKVLYLEGNLSEMQLERLKIIADKCPVHKTLVAGMSITSSLAVPPV; this is translated from the coding sequence ATGAATTCTTCCGCAAAAAAAGTATTAGTGGTGGTTGAAAAAGATACCTTCACTGCCAGCATTCGCACCCATACCCATTCTTTTACCATTGATGAGCCAATAGAGGTTGGCGGCAACAACCTTGGGCCCGATCCCTATGAAGTGCTTTTAGGTGCATTGGGTGCCTGTACAGCCATCACACTCAGGATGTATGCGGCCAATAAAGGATGGCCACTAACAAGAATTTCTGTTTCTTTAGCTCATCAGAAGATCTATAATCAGGATTGCCAGAATTGTGAGCAGAACTCAGCCAGATTAGACAATATAGAAAAAGTACTCTATCTGGAAGGCAACCTTTCCGAAATGCAACTGGAGCGGTTAAAGATAATAGCTGATAAATGTCCTGTACATAAAACACTTGTTGCAGGCATGAGCATTACTTCTTCGCTTGCTGTTCCTCCTGTATAA
- a CDS encoding amidohydrolase family protein, which translates to MTNLNPYLRILTFTALLLGQACSEKNKTDSEASTTDSTQSPTEEYYSLEDFKTVKKIDTHVHIRTLDTSFLQQAREDNFRLLDISVDGSASPTVAQQQATAFKHLEAFPERTSVATSFTVRNWNDPRWQEKTLAHLKDAFEKGAIGVKVWKNIGMELRDKNGKFVMIDDPRLDTILNFIAKNNITLLSHQGEPKNCWLPIEQMTVEGDKSYFKEHPQYHMYLHPEYPSYDDQINARDNMLKKHPDLRVVSVHLASLEWDVAEIAKRLDTYPNLAVDMAARIPHLHNQAEKDWQKVHDFFIKYQDRILYATDFVINSDEKSEDVKKGTHETWYNDWKFFATNESLTNANTEKEFKGLHLPKEVIDKIYRTNAEKWIPGLQKNTTL; encoded by the coding sequence ATGACTAACCTAAATCCCTATCTCCGCATACTTACTTTCACTGCACTCTTATTAGGTCAAGCCTGCTCAGAAAAAAACAAAACAGACTCTGAGGCAAGTACCACTGATTCTACCCAATCTCCTACCGAAGAATATTATTCCCTGGAGGATTTTAAAACGGTTAAGAAAATTGATACACATGTTCACATCCGGACATTAGATACTTCCTTTTTACAACAAGCCAGGGAAGATAATTTCCGTTTGCTCGATATCAGTGTAGATGGTTCCGCTTCTCCTACGGTGGCACAACAGCAAGCCACCGCCTTTAAGCATCTGGAGGCTTTTCCGGAACGAACTTCAGTGGCGACTTCTTTTACTGTAAGAAACTGGAATGATCCCAGGTGGCAGGAAAAAACATTAGCTCACCTGAAAGATGCTTTTGAAAAAGGAGCAATCGGCGTAAAAGTATGGAAAAACATTGGCATGGAACTGCGGGATAAAAACGGAAAATTTGTTATGATCGATGATCCCAGGCTGGATACCATTCTGAACTTCATTGCTAAAAATAATATTACCCTATTGAGCCACCAGGGAGAACCTAAAAATTGCTGGCTGCCTATCGAGCAAATGACAGTAGAAGGCGATAAAAGTTATTTTAAGGAACATCCGCAGTACCATATGTACCTGCACCCAGAATATCCATCCTATGACGACCAGATCAATGCCCGGGATAATATGCTCAAAAAACATCCGGATCTCCGGGTCGTAAGTGTGCATTTAGCCAGCCTGGAATGGGATGTAGCTGAGATCGCCAAACGTCTGGATACCTATCCGAACCTTGCTGTAGATATGGCTGCCCGGATTCCGCATTTGCACAACCAGGCCGAAAAAGACTGGCAGAAAGTGCATGATTTTTTCATCAAATACCAGGACCGGATTCTGTATGCGACCGATTTCGTAATTAATTCAGACGAAAAATCTGAAGATGTAAAAAAAGGGACACATGAAACCTGGTATAACGACTGGAAGTTTTTTGCAACCAATGAATCATTAACAAATGCCAATACTGAAAAGGAATTCAAGGGATTACATTTACCTAAAGAGGTAATAGATAAAATCTACCGTACAAATGCTGAGAAATGGATTCCAGGCTTACAAAAGAATACTACACTTTAG
- a CDS encoding RagB/SusD family nutrient uptake outer membrane protein: protein MKNIKIFYILSLLPLVWLSACKLNDLENVNQPTPDQFSKNASVAQLNTLVTGSISQMRANYDLYIDDLGVLGRESYRFSGSDPRYTSDLPGANGAPLDNNAFYTTNPYASRYATVKTLNILINAVNNTNIPADTAKQAYLGVAKTLKAHELLMVLNMQHENGIRIDVNDPEKLGPFLSREESFAAIAAMLDEGAQHLTTAGTRFPFLLPSSFADFNSPSTFRQFNRGLAARVAVYRSRFDEALTLLTQSFLDLNGNYTKGVYLNYSAGSGDRLNTLYLAPNATGDIRLAQPSWVAEAEATDKRLSKVLQRTTPATSAGLTGTHDIYLYRSNTDPTPVITNEELVLIYAEAQIQAGTPAEGALALNKIRTNAGLLPYAGPSDKESLITEMLKQRRYSLFMQGHRWIDMRRYNRLNQLPVDRAGDIVHTQFPRPFPEVGVQGG, encoded by the coding sequence ATGAAAAATATAAAAATATTCTATATTCTAAGCCTCCTGCCACTGGTATGGTTATCGGCCTGTAAACTAAATGATCTGGAAAATGTAAACCAGCCCACACCAGATCAATTCAGCAAAAATGCAAGTGTAGCCCAATTAAATACGCTCGTTACTGGCTCAATCTCTCAGATGCGGGCCAATTACGATTTATATATTGATGATCTGGGAGTATTGGGCCGGGAATCCTACCGCTTTTCCGGTTCTGATCCACGGTATACTTCTGACCTTCCGGGAGCCAATGGCGCACCGCTGGATAATAATGCCTTTTACACGACCAATCCCTATGCGTCCAGGTATGCTACCGTAAAAACGCTTAATATTCTGATCAATGCAGTAAATAACACCAACATTCCTGCTGACACGGCCAAACAAGCTTACCTGGGTGTTGCCAAAACGCTGAAAGCGCATGAATTACTCATGGTGCTCAATATGCAGCATGAAAATGGAATACGTATTGATGTAAATGATCCTGAGAAATTAGGTCCTTTTTTGAGCCGCGAAGAATCTTTTGCAGCCATTGCCGCCATGCTGGATGAAGGAGCCCAGCATTTAACCACAGCAGGAACCAGATTTCCATTCTTACTACCCTCCAGTTTTGCTGACTTTAATTCCCCTTCCACTTTCAGGCAATTCAACAGAGGATTGGCAGCGAGGGTAGCTGTGTACCGGAGCAGGTTCGATGAAGCACTTACTCTTCTGACACAATCATTTCTGGATCTGAATGGTAACTATACGAAAGGTGTATACCTGAATTATTCAGCAGGTTCTGGTGACCGGTTAAATACACTCTATCTTGCTCCTAATGCCACTGGCGATATTCGCCTGGCCCAACCGAGCTGGGTGGCTGAAGCGGAAGCAACAGATAAAAGGCTTTCAAAAGTATTACAACGAACTACACCAGCTACTTCGGCCGGACTTACAGGCACCCACGATATTTATTTGTATAGAAGTAATACCGATCCGACCCCTGTTATTACCAATGAAGAACTGGTATTGATCTATGCCGAGGCGCAGATACAGGCAGGTACCCCAGCAGAAGGCGCATTAGCACTGAATAAAATACGGACAAATGCCGGGTTACTCCCCTATGCCGGTCCTTCAGATAAGGAATCTTTAATTACTGAAATGCTCAAACAGAGAAGATATTCGCTATTTATGCAAGGGCACCGCTGGATTGATATGCGCCGGTATAACCGCCTGAATCAGCTCCCGGTTGACCGGGCAGGGGATATTGTACATACACAATTCCCGAGGCCATTCCCTGAAGTAGGCGTTCAGGGTGGTTAG
- a CDS encoding ATP-binding protein — MENGKYVNTSDYQKFLEESAEELYHNATCGYLSFLKGGLIVKLNKTLLDWLGYTQEDILLQKNFQDLLHIGGKIYFETHLAPLLQMQSSFREISLDLYRRDGSTLPVLVNAIQIKDDMGRPVLNRLTLVNINDRRKYEQELLLAKKKAEFISEELAYANTQLTAANQEIMAGQEELLATNQNLAEVNRQLTRLNNELDTFIYTASHDLKAPILNIEGLLKVLKRELSTERPQPEKVQHIYAMLYDSVERFKLTIQHLTDVAQVNKPSQDEEIPILMSEVLFEVLKDLSPQITEANAEIKLELGSAKVRFSQKNLKSILYNLISNAIKYHSPKRKPVVNISMQEETSYQVLIVEDNGLGIDMAKKEKIFGLFQRLHSHVSGTGIGLFIVKKMVENAGGKIDVESRIDIGTTFKIYFQK, encoded by the coding sequence GTGGAGAACGGTAAATACGTAAATACATCTGATTATCAGAAATTTTTAGAGGAAAGTGCAGAAGAGCTTTATCACAATGCTACGTGTGGGTATTTATCTTTTCTCAAAGGTGGCCTGATCGTAAAGCTGAATAAAACCTTGTTAGACTGGCTGGGATATACGCAGGAAGACATATTGCTACAAAAGAATTTTCAGGACCTGTTACACATCGGAGGTAAAATTTATTTCGAAACGCATCTGGCTCCTTTACTTCAAATGCAGAGTTCTTTCCGGGAGATAAGCCTGGATCTGTATCGGCGTGATGGCAGTACTTTGCCTGTACTGGTTAATGCCATTCAAATAAAAGATGATATGGGCCGGCCTGTTCTGAACCGGCTCACATTGGTAAATATAAACGACCGCAGAAAATACGAACAGGAATTACTGCTGGCTAAAAAAAAAGCGGAATTTATAAGCGAGGAATTAGCCTATGCAAACACACAGTTAACAGCCGCAAATCAGGAAATTATGGCCGGCCAGGAAGAATTGCTGGCCACTAATCAAAACCTGGCAGAGGTGAATCGCCAGCTCACCCGGCTGAATAATGAATTAGATACCTTCATTTATACGGCTTCCCATGATCTGAAAGCGCCTATCCTGAACATAGAAGGTTTGCTGAAAGTTTTGAAGCGGGAACTCAGTACCGAGAGGCCACAACCTGAAAAAGTGCAACATATCTATGCGATGCTCTATGATTCTGTAGAACGTTTTAAGTTAACAATCCAGCATCTTACGGATGTAGCCCAGGTAAATAAACCTTCCCAGGATGAAGAAATCCCCATTCTCATGAGCGAAGTCCTGTTTGAGGTATTGAAAGATCTTTCTCCCCAGATTACTGAGGCAAACGCTGAAATCAAACTGGAGCTTGGTTCTGCAAAAGTTCGTTTCTCGCAAAAAAACCTGAAAAGTATTCTGTATAATCTTATATCCAATGCAATTAAGTACCATTCTCCAAAAAGGAAACCAGTAGTAAATATTTCTATGCAGGAAGAAACAAGTTATCAGGTACTTATTGTGGAAGATAATGGACTGGGAATAGATATGGCGAAGAAAGAAAAAATATTTGGCCTTTTTCAACGCTTGCATAGCCATGTTTCCGGTACAGGCATTGGTTTATTCATTGTTAAAAAAATGGTGGAAAATGCCGGCGGAAAAATAGATGTTGAAAGCCGGATCGATATAGGGACTACTTTTAAAATATACTTTCAGAAATAA